In Reichenbachiella agarivorans, one genomic interval encodes:
- a CDS encoding PLP-dependent cysteine synthase family protein codes for MVISQESEVYKSIIELGKYIGNTPLYQIQHLSPKPSVKIYAKMEWMQFGGSVKTRPAYNIIKSALESGELGEGKTLLDASSGNTGLAYATICARLGIPVTICLPENASWERKKLLKGLGVNIVYTSKFGSSDESEAKALEMYNANPGKYFLANQYNNENNWKAHYYGTGPEIYEELGDGITHFMTGLGTTGSFTGITKYLKERSPEIKTIGLQPDGALHGLEGWKDMETAKIPGIYDKSLVDEIRHIDTYDAYDLLKETAKKEGILLSPSSAANLKGAIDLANEIKEGVIVTLFPDNAEKYSEIIKSLF; via the coding sequence ATGGTGATCAGTCAGGAATCAGAAGTATATAAAAGCATCATAGAACTGGGCAAGTACATCGGGAATACGCCTTTGTATCAGATTCAGCATTTGTCTCCTAAACCATCTGTCAAGATCTACGCCAAGATGGAATGGATGCAGTTTGGTGGTAGTGTCAAGACCAGACCTGCATACAATATCATCAAAAGTGCGCTAGAAAGTGGTGAATTGGGTGAAGGTAAAACATTGCTGGACGCCTCAAGCGGCAATACAGGCTTGGCATACGCAACAATATGTGCTCGGTTAGGGATACCGGTGACGATTTGTTTACCAGAGAATGCCTCCTGGGAACGAAAGAAATTGCTCAAAGGTCTGGGTGTAAACATCGTTTATACTTCCAAATTTGGTTCATCGGATGAGTCAGAAGCCAAGGCTTTGGAAATGTATAATGCCAATCCTGGTAAGTATTTCCTTGCTAATCAGTACAACAATGAGAACAACTGGAAGGCTCACTATTATGGAACTGGACCAGAGATCTATGAAGAGTTGGGGGATGGTATCACGCATTTTATGACAGGTTTGGGCACGACGGGTTCGTTTACGGGGATTACCAAATACCTCAAAGAAAGAAGCCCAGAGATCAAAACTATTGGTTTGCAACCTGATGGTGCATTGCACGGTTTGGAAGGATGGAAAGACATGGAAACAGCTAAAATTCCTGGAATCTACGACAAATCTCTGGTGGATGAAATCAGACACATTGATACCTATGATGCCTATGATCTGCTTAAGGAAACTGCGAAGAAAGAGGGGATACTGTTGAGCCCATCATCTGCGGCCAATCTCAAAGGTGCCATTGATTTGGCCAATGAAATCAAGGAAGGAGTCATCGTGACGCTATTTCCTGACAATGCGGAGAAGTATAGCGAAATCATCAAGTCTTTGTTCTGA